From the genome of Pseudomonas sihuiensis:
ATCAGCATCTTGATGCCGTGGCCGTCGAGCGTGTTGAAGGTCTTGAACTCACTGCCGTCTTCGAGGAAGTACAGGCGGCCGTCGGTCAGCACGCCGTCGACGTCGAAGATCGCCAGTTTGATGGCGCGGGCGCGTTGCAGCAGGTCGTTCATCACATCACTCCAGCGCGCAGCAGGTCATGCATGTTGAGGGCGCCGACCGGGTTGTCCAGGTCGTCGACTACCACCAGCGCATTGATCTTGTGGTCTTCCATGATCTTCAGGGCCTCGGCCGCGAGCATCTCGGCGCGGGCGGTCTTGCCGTGCGGGGTCATGACTTCGTCGATCAATGCCTGGCGCACGTCGATACCCTTGTCCAGGGTGCGGCGCAGGTCGCCGTCGGTGAAGATGCCGGCGAGGCGGCCGTCTTCTTCCAGCACCACGGTCATGCCCAGGCCTTTCTGGGTCATTTCCAGCAGGGCGTCGCGCAGGCTGGTGCCGCGGCGTACACGTGGCAGGGCATCGCCTGCGTGCATGACGTTCTCTACCTTGAGCAGCAGGCGCCGGCCAAGGGCGCCGCCCGGATGGGAGAAGGCGAAGTCTTCGGCGGTGAAGCCGCGCGCTTCCAGCAGGGCGATGGCCAGTGCGTCGCCCAGTACCAGGCTGGCGGTGGTCGAGGAGGTCGGCGCCAGGTTCAGTGGGCAGGCTTCCTGGGTGACGCGAGCATCGAGATTGACCTCGGCGGCCTTGGCCAATGGAGAGTCCGGGTTGCCGGTCATGCTGATCAGGCGGATGCCGAGGCGTTTGATCAGTGGCAGCAGGGTGACGATCTCGGCGGTCGAGCCCGAGTTCGACAGCGCCAGGACGATGTCGTCCTTGGTGATCATGCCCATGTCGCCATGGCTGGCTTCTGCCGGGTGGACGAAGAAAGAGGTGGTGCCGGTGCTGGCCAGGGTCGCAGCGATCTTGTTGCCGATATGTCCGGACTTGCCCATGCCGACCACAACCACGCGTCCCTTGCAGCTGAGAATCAGCTCGCAGGCCTTGATGAAATCGGCATCGATGCGGGGCAATAGCTCCTGTACCGCTTCAAGTTCGAGGCGGATGGTGCGCTGTGCGGAATCAATCAGGTCGCGGGTCTGGTTCATGCTAGGCAAGGCTGTCGGGCGGAAAAAGACGAGGATTATAACGGGAAAAGCTTGTCGTGCTCACCTTTGCCGTATGCAGGGAAGTGCCGAAGCTGTCGCGAGTCTGAACGCTGCGCCGTGGTGCTATTGGGCGAGATGTTCGGCAAATGCTATAGTTCGCGGCCATTTTGGCCCCCTCTGGCTGGCGCGTGTCCTCGCTTCTGGAGGCGGCGTCTGCCAGGAAGGCCTGATTTTCAAGGAGTTCAGATGAGCGCCGAGCACGAGTACGCGATCGAGTTGCAGGGCGTGAGCTTTCAGCGCGGCGCGCGGTCGATTTTCGACAAGGTCGATATCCGCATACCGCGCGGCAAGGTGACCGGCATCATGGGGCCGTCCGGCTGCGGCAAGACCACGCTGCTGCGTCTGATCGCGGCCGAGCTGCGTCCTTCGGCCGGTGATGTTCGTGTAGCGGGCGTCAGCCTGCCGAAGCTGTCGCGCGACGAGCTGTTCGACATGCGCAAGCAGATGGGCGTGCTGTTTCAGAGCGGTGCACTGTTCACCGACCTCGATGTGTTCGAGAACGTGGCCTTTCCACTGCGTGTGCATACCCAACTGCCGGAAGAAATGATCCGCGACATCGTCCTGATGAAGTTGCAGGCCGTTGGCCTGCGCGGAGCGCTGGAGCTGATGCCGGACGAGTTGTCTGGGGGCATGAAGCGCCGTGTCGCGCTGGCCCGAGCCATTGCACTCGATCCGCAGATTCTGCTGTATGACGAGCCTTTCGTCGGTCAGGACCCCATCGCCATGGGCGTCCTGGTGCGCCTGATCCGCCTGCTCAACGATGCGCTGGGGATCACCAGTGTGGTGGTTTCTCACGATCTTGCAGAAACCGCCAGTATCGCCGACTACATCTATGTCGTCGGTGATGCACAGGTGCTGGGGCAGGGCACACCGGCCGAGTTGATGGAGTCGGATAACCCGCGCATTCGCCAGTTCATGAAGGGCATCCCGGATGGTCCGGTGCCGTTTCATTTTCCAGCGCCGGACTACCGCGAAGATCTGTTGGGGAGAGGTTGATGCGCAGAATTTCACCGCTCGAACGGCTGCGCCTGTTCGGTCGTGCGGGTATCGATGTGGTCGCGACCCTGGGGCGCTCTGTCCTGTTTCTGGTCAACGCTCTGTTCGGGCGCAGCCGCGCTGGCAAGCCTTTTCAACTGTTGATCAAGCAACTGTTCGCGATTGGCGTGATGTCGCTGGCGATCATCGTCGTGTCCGGCATTTTCATCGGTATGGTGTTGGCCCTGCAGGGCTACAACATTCTGGTCAGCTATGGCTCGGAGCAGGCTGTGGGGCAGATGGTCGCCCTGACCCTGCTGCGTGAACTGGGCCCGGTGGTCACCGCGCTGCTGTTCGCCGGTCGCGCCGGTTCCGCGTTGACCGCCGAAATCGGCAACATGAAGTCCACCGAGCAGCTCTCCAGTCTGGAGATGATCGGCGTCGACCCGCTCAAGTACATCGTCGCACCGCGGCTGTGGGCCGGCTTCATCTCCATGCCGCTGCTGGCGATGATCTTCTGCGTGGTCGGTATCTGGGGGGCGGCGATGGTCGCCGTGGATTGGCTGGGCGTCTACGAGGGCTCGTTCTGGGCCAACATGCAGAACAGTGTTTCCTTTTATGACGACGTGCTCAATGGCGTGATCAAGAGCATCGTCTTCGCCTTCGTGGTGACCTGGATCGCCGTGTTCCAGGGCTACGACTGTGAACCCACTTCCGAAGGCATCAGCCGTGCGACCACGCGCACCGTGGTGTACGCCTCGCTGGCCGTACTTGGCCTGGATTTCATTCTGACCGCTTTGATGTTTGGAGATTTCTGATGCAAAACCGCACGCTGGAGATTGGTGTCGGCCTGTTCCTCATGGCTGGTGTGCTGGCCCTGCTGCTGCTGGCCCTGCGCGTCAGCGGCCTGAGCGTCGGTAGCGCTGGCGATACCTACAAGGTCTACGCCTACTTCGACAACATCGCCGGGCTGACCGTGCGCGCCAAGGTCACCATGGCCGGCGTGAGCATCGGCAAGGTCACTGCGATCGATCTGGATCGTGACAGTTACATGGGCCGGGTGACCCTGGAGCTCGATGGCGGCGTCAATAACCTGCCTGAGGATTCCACTGCGTCGATCCTGACCGCGGGGCTGCTCGGCGAGAAATACATCGGTATCAGCGTTGGTGGTGACGAGGAGGTGCTCAAGGACGGCAGCACCATCCACGACACGCAGTCCTCGCTGGTGCTGGAAGACCTGATTGGCAAATTCCTGCTCAATTCGGTCAATAAAGATGAAGCCAATTGATGAGGGCTCCCCAGATGCTGAAGACCTTGCGTAATTCCCTGTTCGCGCTGCTGGCCGCCATGCCGCTGCTGGCCCTGGCTGCGCCGAGCGCCCACGAGGTGGTGCAGCAGACCACCGACACCCTGCTGGCCGATCTCAAGGCCAACAAGGAGCAGTACCGCAGCAATCCCGCTGCCTTCTACGATTCGCTCAACCAGATTCTCGGCCCGGTGGTGGATGTCGACGGCATCTCCCGTGGGGTGATGACCGTGCGTTATTCGCGCCAGGCTTCGCCGGAGCAGATGAGCCGCTTTCAGGAGAACTTCAAGCGCAGCCTGATGCAGTTCTACGGCAACGCCCTGCTCGAGTACGACAACCAGGACATCCGCGTGCTGCCGGCCGGCAA
Proteins encoded in this window:
- a CDS encoding KpsF/GutQ family sugar-phosphate isomerase is translated as MNQTRDLIDSAQRTIRLELEAVQELLPRIDADFIKACELILSCKGRVVVVGMGKSGHIGNKIAATLASTGTTSFFVHPAEASHGDMGMITKDDIVLALSNSGSTAEIVTLLPLIKRLGIRLISMTGNPDSPLAKAAEVNLDARVTQEACPLNLAPTSSTTASLVLGDALAIALLEARGFTAEDFAFSHPGGALGRRLLLKVENVMHAGDALPRVRRGTSLRDALLEMTQKGLGMTVVLEEDGRLAGIFTDGDLRRTLDKGIDVRQALIDEVMTPHGKTARAEMLAAEALKIMEDHKINALVVVDDLDNPVGALNMHDLLRAGVM
- a CDS encoding ATP-binding cassette domain-containing protein, with amino-acid sequence MSAEHEYAIELQGVSFQRGARSIFDKVDIRIPRGKVTGIMGPSGCGKTTLLRLIAAELRPSAGDVRVAGVSLPKLSRDELFDMRKQMGVLFQSGALFTDLDVFENVAFPLRVHTQLPEEMIRDIVLMKLQAVGLRGALELMPDELSGGMKRRVALARAIALDPQILLYDEPFVGQDPIAMGVLVRLIRLLNDALGITSVVVSHDLAETASIADYIYVVGDAQVLGQGTPAELMESDNPRIRQFMKGIPDGPVPFHFPAPDYREDLLGRG
- the mlaE gene encoding lipid asymmetry maintenance ABC transporter permease subunit MlaE → MRRISPLERLRLFGRAGIDVVATLGRSVLFLVNALFGRSRAGKPFQLLIKQLFAIGVMSLAIIVVSGIFIGMVLALQGYNILVSYGSEQAVGQMVALTLLRELGPVVTALLFAGRAGSALTAEIGNMKSTEQLSSLEMIGVDPLKYIVAPRLWAGFISMPLLAMIFCVVGIWGAAMVAVDWLGVYEGSFWANMQNSVSFYDDVLNGVIKSIVFAFVVTWIAVFQGYDCEPTSEGISRATTRTVVYASLAVLGLDFILTALMFGDF
- the mlaD gene encoding outer membrane lipid asymmetry maintenance protein MlaD; its protein translation is MQNRTLEIGVGLFLMAGVLALLLLALRVSGLSVGSAGDTYKVYAYFDNIAGLTVRAKVTMAGVSIGKVTAIDLDRDSYMGRVTLELDGGVNNLPEDSTASILTAGLLGEKYIGISVGGDEEVLKDGSTIHDTQSSLVLEDLIGKFLLNSVNKDEAN
- a CDS encoding MlaC/ttg2D family ABC transporter substrate-binding protein, which encodes MLKTLRNSLFALLAAMPLLALAAPSAHEVVQQTTDTLLADLKANKEQYRSNPAAFYDSLNQILGPVVDVDGISRGVMTVRYSRQASPEQMSRFQENFKRSLMQFYGNALLEYDNQDIRVLPAGKQDAERTSVGMEIRDAKGAVYPLSYTMVAMDGTWKLRNVIINGINVGKLFRDQFAQSMQNNRNDLDKVIDTWADTVARARQARGES